Proteins encoded within one genomic window of Acaryochloris marina S15:
- a CDS encoding ISNCY family transposase: MNEGVLNFPLLLHWLHQLIEHLDDPRQPSNGTKFSLKDIVLGAFAVFFMQCPSFLEYQRHVHSRHGRDNAQALFELTELPTSNQIKNVLDLIAFRLLFPIFYQIYSVLLRRGYLEQYKVLGGHLLVGLDGSEYFSSNRICCDQCSTKTHRDGSVTYTHTAVLPVLVCPEIEHVISLAPEFIRPQDGAEKQDSETAAAKRWIKGHAQGFDGAKITVLGDDLYSRQPMVETCLEDELNFIFVCLPSSHPELYEWVEYLEGIGDVEHLETRGWNGRYHEICQYRYYNRIPLREELPAVMVNWCEVSVTRAADGKTMYHNAFITHHFINDQSVAEIVSAGRARWKAENEGHNVLKTKGYHLEHNFGHGQKNLAAVLLVLNLLAFLFHTVLHLVDSTYQRMRKQRGTRQGFFHDIQTLTKYLLFESWEHLLQFMLDDPEPRIAADTS; encoded by the coding sequence ATGAATGAAGGTGTTCTAAATTTCCCTCTCTTACTGCACTGGCTACATCAGCTCATTGAGCACCTCGATGATCCACGTCAACCCAGTAATGGCACCAAATTTAGTCTCAAAGATATTGTATTAGGCGCATTTGCTGTCTTCTTTATGCAATGTCCTTCGTTTCTGGAGTACCAACGCCATGTTCATAGTCGTCATGGTCGTGACAACGCCCAAGCCCTCTTTGAGTTAACAGAACTCCCCACGAGCAACCAAATCAAGAATGTTTTGGACTTGATCGCATTTCGTCTTCTGTTTCCCATTTTTTATCAAATTTATAGCGTTCTCCTACGACGAGGTTATCTAGAGCAATATAAGGTTCTAGGTGGACACCTGTTGGTAGGGCTAGACGGCAGCGAGTATTTTTCCTCAAACCGGATTTGTTGCGATCAGTGTTCTACCAAAACCCATCGGGATGGGAGTGTCACCTATACGCACACCGCCGTGTTGCCCGTCCTCGTTTGTCCGGAAATTGAACATGTCATTTCTCTGGCCCCAGAGTTCATTCGTCCTCAAGATGGTGCGGAGAAACAGGATAGTGAAACCGCTGCGGCCAAACGGTGGATCAAGGGGCATGCTCAAGGGTTTGACGGAGCCAAGATTACGGTTCTTGGCGATGACCTCTATAGCCGTCAACCGATGGTGGAGACTTGTTTAGAGGATGAGTTGAACTTCATTTTTGTCTGTTTGCCCTCCTCCCATCCAGAGCTATATGAATGGGTAGAGTATTTAGAAGGTATTGGAGATGTTGAGCATCTAGAGACTCGGGGCTGGAACGGTCGCTATCATGAAATTTGTCAGTATCGCTATTACAATCGCATCCCCCTGCGTGAGGAGCTACCAGCAGTGATGGTCAACTGGTGCGAAGTCTCTGTTACTCGTGCTGCTGATGGAAAGACTATGTATCACAACGCGTTCATTACTCACCATTTCATCAATGACCAAAGTGTGGCCGAGATTGTCAGTGCTGGACGTGCCCGATGGAAAGCGGAGAATGAAGGACACAATGTCCTCAAAACCAAGGGCTATCACTTAGAACATAATTTTGGTCATGGTCAGAAGAACCTTGCTGCTGTGCTATTGGTACTCAACCTGTTGGCATTCTTATTTCATACCGTCTTGCACTTGGTGGACTCCACTTATCAACGCATGCGAAAGCAACGGGGAACCCGACAAGGCTTTTTTCACGATATTCAGACTTTGACCAAATACTTGCTCTTTGAGAGTTGGGAGCATTTGCTCCAGTTTATGTTGGATGATCCAGAGCCTCGAATAGCAGCCGATACCTCATGA
- a CDS encoding cell death suppressor protein Lls1-like protein yields MTTFIAPNLMWHDLTTQEKNRTLTVAYCTPIRKGECRLFAQFPFQFASLWPAGLTRYTPSWAFHLLQNSILEDDQIFLYLQERHLAQQEEGKPIAQAFYMPTRADRFVMALHQWLQHYNADSFPNKPLPPAIGREQVIERYHSHTVHCASCRTALSQLRRGRQGMVMGALVVWITAQLYLLDWGRTVELARVASISFIVCIIIWLSLGWLERKFYEGRPIPLRTVSEK; encoded by the coding sequence TTGACCACCTTCATCGCCCCTAATCTGATGTGGCATGATTTAACCACTCAGGAAAAGAACCGTACCCTTACCGTTGCTTACTGCACACCTATTCGTAAGGGAGAATGTCGTTTATTTGCTCAATTCCCCTTTCAATTTGCCTCTCTCTGGCCAGCAGGATTGACGCGCTATACCCCCAGTTGGGCCTTTCACTTGCTGCAAAATTCTATTCTCGAGGATGACCAAATTTTCTTGTACCTTCAGGAACGTCATCTTGCCCAGCAGGAAGAGGGTAAGCCTATTGCGCAAGCCTTCTATATGCCAACCCGAGCTGACCGTTTTGTCATGGCATTACACCAATGGTTGCAGCACTACAATGCCGATTCCTTCCCCAATAAGCCATTGCCCCCAGCGATAGGGCGAGAGCAAGTGATCGAACGCTATCACTCTCATACTGTTCACTGTGCCAGTTGTCGGACTGCACTGAGCCAACTCAGGAGAGGAAGGCAAGGAATGGTTATGGGGGCACTTGTGGTTTGGATAACGGCGCAACTTTATCTCTTAGATTGGGGAAGAACCGTTGAGTTAGCCCGAGTTGCTAGTATTAGCTTCATCGTTTGCATCATAATCTGGTTGAGTTTAGGGTGGCTTGAGCGCAAATTTTACGAGGGCCGCCCCATCCCACTCCGCACTGTCTCAGAGAAATAA
- a CDS encoding Rieske 2Fe-2S domain-containing protein yields MSTIHNQPHHSAHEVELSSTAEQSHGQWLLPGGEDLSQFTWQETWHPIAYVNDLEPSQLSTFTLLEQDLVIWWDQSPEAWRVFADQCPHWLAPLSEGRLTPDDLLECPYHGWTFSGLGQCSRIPQQVGGHSVADSRRTCVQSLPTAVRQGMLFVYPGQSEQAAHTPIPLVTPLEEAPNEWIVLDGVRDLPFDVLTLLENVLDPSHLPFAHHRSVGDRSVAGPMDLEINHADRQGFHEIWETAVGPKKGQF; encoded by the coding sequence ATGAGTACTATTCATAATCAGCCTCACCACTCTGCTCATGAAGTTGAACTATCCTCAACGGCTGAACAATCCCATGGGCAATGGCTATTGCCGGGTGGAGAAGATCTCTCACAATTCACATGGCAAGAAACTTGGCATCCCATTGCCTATGTGAATGATTTAGAACCATCACAATTGTCAACGTTCACGCTGTTAGAACAAGATTTGGTCATTTGGTGGGATCAATCACCAGAAGCTTGGAGGGTCTTTGCTGATCAATGCCCCCATTGGCTGGCTCCCTTATCTGAAGGTCGCCTTACTCCAGATGATTTGCTGGAATGCCCGTATCACGGTTGGACGTTCTCCGGTTTAGGTCAATGCAGTCGGATTCCTCAGCAAGTTGGTGGCCACTCAGTGGCGGATTCCCGCCGGACTTGTGTTCAATCTTTGCCAACAGCAGTGAGACAGGGGATGTTGTTTGTTTATCCAGGGCAATCCGAACAAGCAGCTCACACCCCTATCCCGTTAGTAACACCGTTAGAAGAAGCACCCAATGAATGGATTGTCTTAGATGGGGTACGCGATCTACCTTTCGATGTACTCACACTGTTGGAAAATGTCTTGGACCCGAGTCATTTACCCTTTGCCCATCATCGTTCTGTTGGAGATCGCAGTGTTGCTGGCCCTATGGACCTAGAGATTAACCACGCGGACAGACAGGGCTTTCATGAGATTTGGGAAACCGCTGTTGGTCCTAAAAAAGGCCAATTTTGA
- a CDS encoding SDR family oxidoreductase, with protein MSKKRKKVLVAGATGYIGGGVLEVLHGQGFWVRALCRDKNRLRNTNWCDDIFMGHATQPDTLKGLCEDIDVVFSSIGIHSFNRHPTFWDVDYQANLNIFEAAKASGVKHFIFVSVLHASEMARLSPLAKARDQVAQTIMHSGMDYNIFAPTGFFNDAQEFLDAAKKKGVIRLFGDGSSIYNPLSALDFGEEVARVIKEPLLRNTVRPVGGCEKFSNQQMAELVFKILGQEPHIKSIPIWILTLWALALRPFNYNAYALVKFFEFTARTPDMTGEAIGHRHVEAFLRNLANGMSLVEADRALGSWNESRLPIDAKG; from the coding sequence ATGAGTAAAAAACGGAAAAAAGTATTGGTAGCAGGAGCCACAGGATATATTGGTGGTGGTGTGTTAGAGGTTTTACATGGACAAGGTTTTTGGGTCCGTGCCTTATGTCGTGATAAAAACCGCCTGAGGAATACCAATTGGTGCGACGACATTTTCATGGGCCATGCTACTCAACCAGACACGTTGAAAGGTCTTTGTGAGGATATAGACGTTGTTTTCTCATCCATCGGCATTCATTCATTCAACCGTCACCCCACTTTTTGGGACGTGGACTATCAAGCCAACCTGAATATTTTTGAGGCGGCTAAGGCTTCAGGTGTCAAACATTTCATCTTTGTTTCCGTGTTACATGCATCTGAAATGGCACGTCTATCGCCTCTGGCAAAAGCGAGAGATCAGGTCGCTCAAACGATCATGCACTCAGGGATGGATTACAACATCTTTGCTCCCACTGGATTCTTTAATGATGCACAAGAGTTCCTAGACGCAGCGAAAAAGAAGGGTGTAATTCGTCTATTCGGAGATGGTTCTAGTATTTATAACCCCTTGAGTGCGCTCGATTTTGGTGAAGAAGTGGCTAGGGTGATTAAGGAGCCATTACTGAGAAACACAGTTCGGCCAGTTGGAGGATGTGAGAAGTTTAGCAATCAACAAATGGCCGAATTAGTCTTTAAAATTCTTGGTCAAGAACCTCACATCAAATCTATCCCTATTTGGATCTTAACCTTATGGGCATTAGCTCTTCGTCCTTTTAACTACAATGCCTATGCATTGGTCAAATTCTTCGAGTTCACTGCCCGTACACCAGATATGACAGGCGAGGCAATTGGTCACAGACATGTTGAGGCTTTTTTGAGAAATCTAGCCAACGGCATGTCTTTGGTAGAGGCAGATAGGGCTTTGGGCTCATGGAATGAGTCCCGATTGCCTATAGATGCCAAGGGGTAA
- the ftsH gene encoding ATP-dependent zinc metalloprotease FtsH — MPIETEPNRTRKNIEPKRFGGSLFILFTLLLFLNLFVLRGPRFPITAYSDFVTQVEAGQVERVEVRSDRIRYILKSDQYGFDEGTEPAPVFDTVPVGIDLELPKFLREHDVQYFAPPPSSLSWLPTLLGWVVPPLIFFGIWSWLINRNQGAGPAALTVGQSKARIYSEGSTGVTFDDVAGVEEAKTELLEIVDFLAHADKYTRLGAKIPKGILLVGPPGTGKTLLAKAIAGEAKVPFFSISGSEFIELFVGIGAARVRDLFEQAKQQAPCIVFIDELDALGKARGGPGGFTGGNDEREQTLNQLLSEMDGFDPNVGVLLLAATNRPEVLDSALLRPGRFDRQVVVDRPDKMGREAILKVHIRGVKLAEDVDLTKLAARTPGFSGADLANLVNESALLAARQNRDAVVMADFNEAIERVVAGLEKKSRVLNDLEKKTVAYHEVGHAIVGSLMPGAGTVEKISVIPRGIGALGYTLQLPEEDRFLITASELRGRIATLLGGRSAEELIFGVVSTGASDDIQKATDLAERYVTLYGMSDELGPIAYEKAQQQFLEGMPNPRRTVGPHVVEAIDQAVKEVVDGAHHMALSILSINQDMLQLTASHLLEKEFLERQELHSLLSQPQFPPEMDEWLRTGKFPQGKELIQTSLNSHQPIGIN, encoded by the coding sequence ATGCCTATTGAAACAGAGCCTAATCGCACTCGAAAAAATATTGAACCCAAGCGGTTTGGTGGCAGTTTATTCATTCTGTTTACATTATTATTATTTCTAAACCTATTTGTGTTGCGAGGACCACGGTTTCCGATAACTGCCTACAGTGATTTTGTTACTCAAGTAGAGGCGGGTCAGGTTGAACGGGTGGAGGTTCGTTCGGATCGTATTCGATATATCTTGAAAAGTGACCAGTATGGATTTGATGAGGGGACAGAGCCTGCTCCCGTATTCGATACGGTGCCTGTTGGGATTGATTTAGAATTACCCAAATTTCTACGAGAGCATGATGTTCAGTACTTTGCTCCACCTCCAAGCTCCTTAAGCTGGTTGCCGACTCTTTTAGGGTGGGTTGTACCACCGTTAATTTTCTTTGGTATTTGGAGTTGGTTGATCAACCGAAATCAAGGGGCAGGCCCTGCTGCCCTAACGGTGGGTCAAAGCAAGGCCCGTATTTACTCAGAAGGGAGCACAGGTGTAACATTTGATGATGTTGCTGGAGTTGAAGAGGCAAAAACGGAATTGCTAGAGATTGTAGATTTTCTAGCTCATGCCGACAAATACACTCGCTTGGGAGCCAAAATACCCAAAGGTATCTTGTTAGTTGGCCCACCGGGAACAGGTAAAACATTACTCGCTAAAGCAATCGCCGGAGAAGCTAAGGTGCCGTTCTTCAGTATTTCAGGATCGGAGTTTATCGAGCTATTTGTTGGGATAGGTGCAGCTCGGGTTCGCGATTTGTTTGAACAAGCCAAGCAACAAGCTCCTTGTATTGTGTTTATCGATGAATTAGATGCTCTAGGTAAGGCACGGGGAGGACCTGGCGGATTCACGGGAGGAAATGATGAACGGGAACAAACACTGAATCAACTTCTCTCGGAGATGGATGGATTTGATCCTAATGTTGGGGTTCTTCTGCTAGCAGCTACCAACCGTCCAGAGGTACTTGATTCGGCATTGCTACGTCCAGGCCGGTTTGATCGGCAAGTGGTCGTAGATCGCCCTGACAAGATGGGTCGAGAGGCAATTTTGAAGGTTCATATCAGAGGAGTGAAGCTGGCTGAAGATGTTGACTTGACCAAGTTAGCAGCACGGACACCTGGGTTTTCAGGGGCAGATTTGGCTAATTTAGTGAATGAATCAGCCTTGCTAGCAGCTCGCCAGAACCGCGATGCAGTAGTCATGGCTGATTTCAATGAAGCGATTGAACGAGTTGTTGCAGGTTTGGAGAAAAAGTCGCGCGTTCTCAATGATTTAGAGAAAAAGACTGTCGCTTATCACGAAGTGGGGCATGCTATTGTGGGCAGTTTGATGCCAGGTGCAGGGACGGTTGAGAAAATTTCGGTAATTCCCCGTGGCATTGGCGCACTAGGCTATACTCTGCAACTTCCAGAGGAAGACCGCTTCTTGATCACAGCCAGTGAATTGCGAGGCAGGATAGCGACTTTGTTAGGAGGACGTTCAGCTGAAGAGTTAATTTTTGGAGTTGTTTCTACAGGAGCCAGTGATGATATCCAGAAAGCAACCGATTTAGCTGAACGGTATGTCACCCTCTACGGTATGAGTGATGAACTTGGTCCTATTGCGTATGAAAAGGCACAACAACAGTTTCTAGAAGGAATGCCTAATCCGCGCCGTACCGTTGGTCCCCATGTTGTTGAAGCAATTGATCAAGCGGTAAAGGAAGTGGTTGATGGGGCTCACCATATGGCATTGAGTATTCTATCCATTAATCAAGATATGCTCCAATTAACTGCGAGTCATCTTTTAGAGAAAGAGTTTTTAGAAAGGCAAGAATTGCATTCGCTGCTAAGTCAACCTCAGTTTCCACCTGAAATGGATGAATGGCTACGGACGGGTAAGTTTCCTCAAGGAAAAGAGCTGATCCAAACTTCCTTAAATTCACATCAGCCAATCGGAATTAATTAA
- a CDS encoding flavodoxin family protein, whose translation MRILIIYFSFSGNNRRLAEYLVKEIQCDICPIIEKKRRTMVTIILDMMFKRYPKIEAIEAPIANYDHTILVAPIWDSKVANPLKTLIRSEKNSLNNYSFISFCGFDRPGQKERITNQLTDLTGYPPKAVSELKVCELFPSEYREEVNTISRYHITSKDLSKFEDEIYDFLHLI comes from the coding sequence GTGAGAATCTTGATTATCTATTTTTCCTTTTCAGGTAATAATCGGCGACTTGCTGAGTATCTAGTCAAAGAAATTCAGTGCGATATCTGCCCCATTATTGAAAAAAAGAGGCGGACAATGGTAACGATCATTTTAGACATGATGTTCAAAAGATATCCAAAAATTGAGGCTATTGAAGCCCCGATCGCAAATTACGATCACACCATCTTGGTTGCGCCAATCTGGGATTCTAAGGTAGCTAATCCCTTGAAAACATTGATCAGGAGTGAGAAGAATTCTTTGAATAATTATTCTTTCATATCATTCTGTGGTTTCGACCGCCCTGGACAAAAAGAAAGAATTACTAATCAACTTACAGATCTCACTGGATATCCACCAAAAGCTGTCTCTGAATTAAAAGTTTGCGAACTCTTTCCATCAGAGTATAGAGAGGAAGTCAATACTATTTCCCGCTATCATATCACTAGTAAAGATCTCTCTAAGTTTGAAGATGAAATTTATGATTTTCTCCACCTCATATAA
- a CDS encoding universal stress protein yields the protein MIKKILVAMDHSINAIQSFEVAMEIAEYCHARLMLLHVLSIEGEGYQAHPVFPGTYLYPAFSDIPLNRFQQEWKKYKEKELHRLVILAEQAKLVGITTEITQKFGNPRQEICDFAKEWNADLILMGSRGHSGVKELVLGSISNYVVHHALCSVMVVRTPNQLAVQPSTNSSAEQLRSMIST from the coding sequence ATGATTAAGAAGATTTTGGTCGCCATGGATCACTCAATAAATGCTATTCAATCTTTTGAAGTTGCAATGGAAATAGCAGAATATTGCCATGCTCGACTTATGCTACTACATGTCCTATCCATCGAAGGAGAAGGCTATCAAGCACATCCTGTTTTTCCTGGAACCTATCTCTATCCAGCTTTTTCTGACATACCGTTGAATCGTTTTCAACAAGAATGGAAAAAGTATAAAGAAAAAGAGTTACATCGATTAGTAATACTGGCTGAGCAAGCAAAGTTAGTTGGAATTACTACTGAGATCACACAAAAATTTGGTAATCCTCGACAAGAGATCTGCGATTTTGCTAAGGAATGGAACGCTGATTTAATTTTAATGGGAAGTCGAGGTCATTCTGGGGTAAAAGAATTAGTGTTAGGTAGTATTAGCAACTATGTTGTTCATCATGCCCTATGTTCAGTCATGGTTGTACGCACACCGAATCAATTAGCAGTACAGCCCTCCACCAATTCATCGGCAGAACAGCTTCGTTCTATGATTTCAACATGA
- a CDS encoding universal stress protein encodes MEVMMNKRILIAMDDSDSSEFVFEQAFLIAQEHKSSLKLLHVLNSQDQNLPSNKTLSDQLQSTQKNSDVMPVQKSIFPKSNSERRILRRLVGCVERAKAARIDADYICIIGEPGQLICDLALSWRADLIVLGGEEPASDSTPSHNSVRNHVTHHAPCSVEVARLSRNQQPSNSLENEVLYSHLSGWQ; translated from the coding sequence ATGGAGGTAATGATGAATAAGAGAATCTTGATCGCCATGGATGATTCTGATTCCAGTGAGTTTGTATTCGAACAAGCATTTCTCATCGCACAAGAACATAAGTCTAGTCTCAAACTACTCCATGTTCTAAATTCTCAAGATCAAAATTTACCTTCCAACAAGACACTTAGTGACCAATTACAATCTACTCAGAAAAATTCAGATGTAATGCCTGTTCAAAAGTCTATTTTCCCTAAATCCAATTCTGAGAGGAGGATTTTAAGGCGTCTAGTTGGTTGTGTAGAGAGAGCCAAGGCTGCCCGTATAGATGCGGACTATATCTGCATAATTGGAGAACCGGGACAATTAATTTGTGACTTAGCGTTATCTTGGCGTGCAGACTTAATTGTTTTGGGTGGAGAAGAACCAGCTAGTGATAGTACACCTTCTCACAATAGTGTCAGAAACCATGTTACACACCATGCACCTTGTTCAGTTGAAGTTGCCCGACTTTCAAGGAATCAACAGCCATCAAACTCACTAGAGAATGAGGTTCTTTATTCACATCTTTCTGGTTGGCAATAA
- a CDS encoding MgtC/SapB family protein → MDTQNLKFIPQSNVFKLLWVLFLSFLIGLEREGHHSQTGRYAFGGVRTYPMIGLVGYCIAFLSNGQSIALGMGFLAIAGLMALSYWHKLQTVENAGVTSEIACLATYLVGALVYFGHYWEAATLAITSLFLLELKSVLEKLATQFSSEDILTLTKFLLLTFVILPVLPNQAYGEFQLNPFKTWLVVIAVSGISYASYLLQRAFQGRGTLIIIALIGGAYSSTVTTVALAKQSTSDPLPRRYAGAILIASGMMYCRLIVLTGIFNKSLAALLWGPMSIVASIAILGGGIWLIFAGRSTKVYSVRGTTQNPLELRFALLFAGIFVMLLVLTHYAIEVLGQAGIYTLAGILGFADVDPFVMGITQSAGQSTALNVNAIAILIAAASNSIAKGVYTLGIGDWKVGKSSLILQSILALISLLPILYLR, encoded by the coding sequence ATGGACACTCAAAATCTAAAATTCATCCCTCAGAGCAATGTTTTTAAGCTGCTATGGGTCTTATTCTTATCTTTTCTAATTGGATTGGAGCGAGAAGGACATCATTCTCAAACAGGTCGCTATGCTTTTGGTGGGGTTCGTACCTACCCAATGATTGGATTAGTAGGGTATTGCATCGCCTTTTTGTCGAACGGTCAAAGTATCGCATTGGGAATGGGTTTTCTAGCCATTGCTGGTCTGATGGCTCTTTCGTATTGGCATAAGTTGCAAACAGTAGAAAATGCAGGGGTAACTTCAGAAATTGCTTGCTTGGCAACCTATTTGGTGGGTGCACTCGTCTACTTTGGTCACTACTGGGAAGCCGCAACCTTAGCAATTACCAGTTTATTTTTATTGGAATTAAAGTCTGTTTTAGAAAAGTTGGCTACCCAATTTTCTTCAGAAGATATTCTTACATTAACCAAGTTTTTACTACTGACATTTGTGATCTTGCCAGTTCTGCCTAATCAAGCCTATGGTGAGTTTCAACTCAATCCCTTTAAGACTTGGTTAGTCGTCATTGCTGTAAGCGGCATCTCCTATGCCAGCTATCTGTTGCAGCGTGCATTTCAGGGGAGAGGGACTCTGATTATTATTGCGTTGATCGGTGGAGCTTATTCTTCAACCGTTACAACCGTGGCCCTTGCAAAACAATCCACCTCAGATCCTCTGCCAAGAAGGTATGCAGGAGCAATTCTCATCGCCTCAGGGATGATGTATTGCCGCTTGATCGTTTTAACGGGTATCTTCAATAAGTCTCTTGCAGCACTCCTATGGGGACCTATGAGTATCGTGGCAAGCATCGCTATTTTAGGGGGTGGAATATGGTTAATATTTGCAGGTCGCTCAACTAAGGTTTACTCAGTCCGAGGAACAACTCAAAATCCACTTGAGCTGAGATTTGCGTTACTCTTTGCAGGGATATTTGTGATGTTGTTAGTTTTGACACACTACGCAATTGAGGTTTTGGGTCAAGCGGGCATCTACACTCTAGCTGGTATTTTGGGGTTCGCGGATGTAGATCCTTTCGTTATGGGTATCACCCAATCTGCTGGTCAGTCTACTGCGCTAAACGTTAATGCGATCGCTATTTTAATAGCTGCCGCTAGTAATAGTATCGCGAAAGGTGTATACACATTGGGTATTGGTGATTGGAAAGTAGGGAAATCAAGCCTCATTTTACAAAGTATTCTAGCTTTGATCAGCTTACTTCCTATTTTATATTTGAGGTAG
- a CDS encoding DUF1816 domain-containing protein, which produces MLWIYSQKQAPFWWIEIVALEQQSTLYYGPFKTSTEAASYQSSVIKDMKAETQKITVTIRIYQPEILAITSIEDPNREPPSLPER; this is translated from the coding sequence ATGCTTTGGATTTATTCCCAAAAACAAGCTCCCTTTTGGTGGATTGAAATTGTGGCGCTAGAACAACAAAGCACCCTCTACTATGGCCCTTTCAAAACTTCGACAGAAGCTGCAAGTTATCAATCTAGCGTTATTAAAGATATGAAGGCAGAGACTCAAAAAATTACTGTCACAATCCGCATATATCAACCAGAAATCTTAGCCATCACCAGTATTGAAGACCCGAATAGAGAACCCCCTTCTCTACCTGAACGATAG
- a CDS encoding DUF1830 domain-containing protein: MSSASTGVLDRCPDITELPEKVMCRYVNEMQRTQIIRIVNIPHVFLERTVLPGDHLVFETYPDAELEVHTYEMASATLTAKIICDRLAIPKVSKITRSRALYKELNGG; this comes from the coding sequence ATGTCATCCGCATCAACTGGCGTACTAGATAGGTGTCCTGATATTACAGAACTGCCTGAGAAAGTGATGTGTCGTTATGTCAATGAGATGCAGCGAACCCAAATTATCCGAATTGTCAATATTCCCCACGTCTTCCTCGAGCGGACTGTATTACCAGGTGATCACTTAGTTTTTGAAACCTATCCCGACGCTGAGTTGGAGGTTCATACCTATGAAATGGCCAGTGCTACTTTGACGGCGAAGATTATATGCGATCGCTTGGCCATTCCAAAAGTGTCAAAGATAACTAGGTCGCGTGCCTTATACAAAGAGTTGAATGGGGGATAA